The following proteins are encoded in a genomic region of Leucoraja erinacea ecotype New England chromosome 21, Leri_hhj_1, whole genome shotgun sequence:
- the ppp1r3da gene encoding protein phosphatase 1, regulatory subunit 3Da — protein MAAASQSLGEAGAVQGRPPQAPEARAGPGNRCMGFRNQIQQVLGWKKGVKQLSAAGESRPGQPGQDRGVGSELGTQPGSGNTRLEQGAQFVPVKCVGSESGIQLALDKVVRPGKSQMVVVGNSELEQRIKPAGLNLISPSSKEQIVVSTLEKVSSVLELGKRITQVTQSALGKDGGSGQVTQYTKRESVGLRHVVGKGVGVGQNTQSREGVDVGHITQFTMGNGVGLGQITQSTKGESAGLGQITQSTKGEGVGVGQISQSTMGKGVGLGRSTQSTEGEGVGLQQVTQSTEGEGVGLGQGTNLTAMGKSGGLKCITQSIQYTLSEIDNSKHLTQFTMGERGSLEQVTQFSLPDDLNQVLQPVLSKSNGLEQIPQCAHGKKSGSEKVNQCTLGKKGELNQDNQSVDSSGPEKQNQFSVNDQESEKDIGHAQVNGIVPELTNPMTNGMKPAFDPSIESAVQLKLESEEEAHVEGMSFQPVQPKSSFMYRTTKSMEQIKPTVCQDAKSAWGKRLEQCVHVPSSDSRTFKQQMKFFKCQDVESLDPTQKAELEQQIFITLTQNRSYISGLCDSVHLADGLSSQNDLHSAQDGSHLGPGKRDWLLQPTVRKRAKSCPGSPEERRGSNRSDGSSRVRFADSLGLELTEVRNFDSSVEPTVPSHVLASYSATDPTEHVIWVQRFKMEFTNPKDDENFSERLNSQKVCLEALTESELVISGTILVINLAYHKEVTVRYTCTDWSLFTDVSALFESNVDGKMDRFTFSLNPTTHMLPAATCLQFAIKYSVDGVEFWDNNNGINYKMTYQSLQVTVSVPDDNKDETVGLN, from the coding sequence ATGGCAGCAGCTTCCCAGAGTCTGGGCGAAGCCGGCGCCGTCCAGGGCCGCCCGCCGCAAGCGCCCGAAGCCCGGGCAGGCCCAGGAAACCGCTGCATGGGATTCAGGAACCAGATCCAGCAGGTCCTGGGCTGGAAGAAGGGGGTCAAACAACTGTCAGCCGCCGGGGAATCACGGCCTGGGCAGCCCGGGCAGGACAGGGGCGTCGGGTCAGAGCTGGGCACCCAACCTGGTTCAGGTAACACCAGGTTAGAGCAGGGCGCCCAGTTTGTCCCGGTTAAATGTGTTGGGTCGGAGTCAGGCATTCAGTTAGCCCTGGATAAGGTGGTGAGACCTGGGAAGAGCCAGATGGTAGTTGTTGGCAATTCTGAATTAGAACAAAGAATCAAACCAGCAGGTCTGAATTTGATTTCACCGTCAAGCAAGGAGCAAATAGTTGTTTCCACCTTAGAAAAGGTCAGTTCTGTGCTTGAGTTGGGCAAAAGAATAACACAGGTCACTCAGTCCGCCCTGGGTAAGGATGGAGGCTCAGGGCAGGTCACCCAGTACACCAAGAGAGAGAGTGTTGGTTTAAGGCACGTTGTGGGTAAGGGTGTTGGTGTAGGGCAGAACACCCAGTCTCGTGAGGGTGTTGATGTGGGGCACATCACTCAGTTCACAATGGGTAATGGTGTTGGTTTAGGACAGATCACCCAGTCCACCAAGGGCGAGAGTGCTGGTTTAGGACAGATCACCCAGTCCACTAAGGGTGAGGGTGTTGGTGTAGGACAGATCAGCCAATCCACTATGGGAAAGGGTGTTGGTTTAGGACGGTCCACCCAGTCCACTGAGGGTGAGGGTGTAGGTTTACAGCAGGTCACCCAGTCCACTGAGGGTGAGGGTGTTGGTTTAGGGCAGGGCACCAATCTAACTGCAATGGGTAAAAGTGGTGGTTTAAAATGtatcacccaatctatccagtaTACCCTGAGTGAGATTGATAATTCAAAGCACCTCACCCAATTCACAATGGGTGAGAGAGGCAGTTTGGAGCAAGTCACCCAGTTTTCATTGCCTGATGATTTAAACCAGGTTTTGCAGCCGGTATTGAGTAAGAGTAATGGGTTAGAGCAGATACCTCAGTGTGCACATGGTAAGAAAAGTGGGTCAGAGAAGGTCAACCAGTGTACGCTAGGTAAGAAGGGTGAGTTAAACCAGGATAACCAGTCAGTTGATAGTTCAGGACCAGAAAAGCAGAACCAATTTAGTGTTAACGATCAGGAATCGGAAAAAGACATTGGTCATGCTCAGGTTAATGGCATAGTGCCAGAGCTGACCAACCCCATGACAAATGGAATGAAACCGGCATTCGATCCAAGTATTGAGAGTGCTGTGCAATTGAAGCTGGAATCAGAAGAAGAAGCGCATGTAGAAGGGATGAGTTTTCAACCTGTACAACCCAAATCATCATTTATGTATAGAACCACAAAGTCAATGGAGCAGATTAAGCCTACCGTGTGTCAGGATGCAAAATCAGCTTGGGGCAAGAGATTGGAGCAATGTGTTCACGTCCCCTCAAGTGACAGCAGGACTTTCAAACAACAGATGAAGTTTTTCAAATGCCAAGATGTGGAGTCCCTGGACCCCACTCAGAAAGCAGAACTCGAACAGCAGATCTTTATTACCCTTACGCAAAATCGGAGTTACATCTCAGGCCTATGTGATAGTGTGCACTTGGCTGATGGGCTTAGCTCACAGAATGACTTGCATAGCGCACAAGATGGCTCCCATCTTGGTCCAGGTAAAAGGGACTGGCTGTTACAGCCGACAGTGCGGAAACGAGCAAAATCATGTCCGGGCTCCCCAGAAGAGAGGCGAGGGAGCAACAGAAGCGATGGCAGTAGTAGGGTGAGATTTGCAGATTCATTAGGCTTAGAGTTAACAGAAGTTCGAAACTTTGACTCATCAGTAGAGCCAACAGTGCCATCACATGTCCTGGCCAGCTACAGTGCCACTGATCCCACAGAACATGTGATATGGGTGCAGCGTTTCAAAATGGAATTCACCAATCCCAAGGACGATGAGAACTTCAGTGAACGACTGAATAGCCAGAAGGTGTGCCTGGAAGCATTGACAGAGTCAGAACTGGTTATCAGTGGCACCATCCTGGTCATTAACCTGGCATACCATAAGGAGGTGACAGTCCGTTATACCTGCACTGATTGGAGTCTCTTCACTGATGTTTCAGCCCTATTTGAAAGCAATGTTGATGGCAAAATGGACCGCTTCACATTCTCACTGAATCCTACTACACACATGCTCCCGGCAGCCACCTGCCTGCAGTTTGCTATCAAGTACAGTGTTGATGGAGTAGAGTTCTGGGACAACAACAATGGTATCAATTACAAGATGACATACCAGTCTCTTCAAGTCACTGTCTCTGTCCCTGATGACAACAAGGATGAGACGGTCGGTTTAAATTGA